A single region of the Streptomyces sp. NBC_00425 genome encodes:
- a CDS encoding MarR family winged helix-turn-helix transcriptional regulator: MHEDTDGDGRGDESGAPSRGVERDDREFLSLERELTVLFRRARANQGEMAREVHPDLESAAYGLLVRLEECGRQRATELAAYIGVGKATMSRQLRALEQLGLVARAPDPADGRAWLVDLTEEGRTRVSRVREARRERYVSHFSHWDRVEVEELARLLHQLNRGMEK, from the coding sequence GTGCACGAGGACACAGACGGCGACGGACGCGGGGACGAGTCCGGCGCGCCGTCGCGCGGGGTGGAGCGGGACGACCGGGAGTTCCTGTCCCTGGAGCGGGAGCTGACGGTGCTGTTCCGCCGGGCCCGCGCCAACCAGGGGGAGATGGCCCGCGAGGTCCATCCGGACCTGGAGTCCGCCGCCTACGGGCTCCTCGTCCGGCTGGAGGAGTGCGGTCGGCAGCGGGCCACCGAGCTCGCCGCCTACATCGGCGTCGGCAAGGCCACCATGTCGCGCCAGCTGCGCGCCCTGGAACAGCTCGGCCTGGTCGCGCGCGCACCGGACCCGGCGGACGGCCGGGCCTGGCTGGTCGACCTCACCGAGGAGGGCCGCACCCGGGTGAGCCGGGTCCGCGAGGCCCGCCGTGAGCGGTACGTCAGCCACTTCTCCCACTGGGACCGCGTCGAGGTCGAGGAGCTGGCACGACTGCTGCACCAGCTGAACCGGGGCATGGAGAAGTAG
- the lon gene encoding endopeptidase La, translating to MASTSAPLTLPVLPLDDEVVLPGMVVPLDLNDADVRAAVEAAQAAARSTPGKPQVLLVPRVDGTYASTGVLGTVEQVGRLADGDPGALIRGRGRVKIGAGTTGPGAALWVEGTKVDQTVPEPLPGHVAELVKEYKALATAWLRKRAAWQVVDRVQAIDDVSALADNSGYSPFLTTEQKVALLETADPVARLKLATQQLRDHLAEQDVAETIAKDVQEGVDKQQREFLLRRQLEAVRKELRELNGEQEGEESDDYRARVEAADLPEKVREAALKEVDKLERSSDQSPEGSWIRTWLDTVLELPWNERTEDRYDIRGARSVLDAEHAGLEDVKERITEYLAVRKRRGERGLGVVGGRRGGAVLALVGPPGVGKTSLGESVAHAMGRKFVRVALGGVRDEAEIRGHRRTYVGALPGRIVRAIKEAGSMNPVVLLDEIDKVGSDFRGDPAAALLEVLDPAQNHTFRDHYLEVELDLSDVVFLATANVLEAIPEALLDRMELVRLDGYTEDEKIVIARDHLLPRQLERAGLAADEVTLEESALRRLTGEYTREAGVRTLERTVARLLRKVAAQHELGERKLPFTIGSEDLRALIGRPHHVPESAQDPAERRTAVPGVATGLAVTGAGGDVLYVEASLADPETGAAGLTLTGQLGDVMKESAQIALSFLRSHGAELELPVGDLKDRGVHIHFPAGAVPKDGPSAGVTMTTALASLLSGRLVRTDVAMTGEVSLTGRVLPIGGVKQKLLAAHRAGVTTVIIPKRNEPDLDDVPAEVLDTLDVHAVTDVRQVLELALAPAANGATPEVPVAA from the coding sequence ATGGCATCGACGTCCGCTCCGCTCACTCTGCCCGTGCTGCCTCTTGATGACGAGGTCGTGCTCCCCGGCATGGTGGTTCCGCTGGACCTCAACGACGCCGACGTACGCGCTGCGGTGGAGGCCGCGCAGGCCGCCGCCCGTTCAACACCGGGCAAGCCTCAGGTACTCCTCGTGCCGCGTGTCGACGGCACGTACGCGAGCACCGGTGTGCTCGGCACCGTCGAACAGGTCGGCCGGCTGGCCGACGGCGACCCGGGCGCGCTGATCCGCGGCCGCGGCCGCGTGAAGATCGGCGCCGGCACGACCGGGCCCGGCGCGGCGCTGTGGGTCGAGGGGACGAAGGTCGACCAGACCGTCCCCGAGCCGCTGCCCGGTCACGTCGCCGAACTCGTCAAGGAGTACAAGGCGCTCGCCACCGCCTGGCTGCGCAAGCGCGCCGCCTGGCAGGTCGTCGACCGCGTCCAGGCCATCGACGACGTCTCCGCGCTCGCCGACAACTCCGGCTACTCGCCGTTCCTGACCACCGAACAGAAGGTGGCGCTCCTGGAGACCGCCGACCCGGTGGCCCGCCTGAAGCTCGCCACCCAGCAGCTGCGCGACCACCTCGCCGAACAGGACGTCGCCGAGACGATCGCCAAGGACGTCCAGGAAGGCGTCGACAAGCAGCAGCGCGAGTTCCTGCTGCGCCGCCAGCTCGAAGCCGTCCGCAAGGAACTGCGCGAGCTGAACGGCGAACAGGAGGGCGAGGAGTCCGACGACTACCGCGCCCGCGTCGAGGCCGCCGACCTGCCCGAGAAGGTCCGCGAGGCCGCCCTCAAGGAGGTCGACAAGCTGGAACGCTCCAGCGACCAGTCGCCCGAGGGTTCCTGGATCCGCACCTGGCTGGACACCGTCCTCGAACTTCCGTGGAACGAGCGCACCGAGGACCGCTACGACATCCGGGGCGCCAGGTCCGTCCTCGACGCCGAGCACGCGGGCCTTGAGGACGTGAAGGAGCGCATCACCGAGTACCTGGCCGTGCGCAAGCGCCGCGGCGAGCGCGGTCTGGGCGTGGTCGGCGGCCGGCGCGGCGGCGCGGTCCTGGCCCTCGTGGGCCCGCCCGGCGTCGGCAAGACCAGCCTCGGCGAGTCCGTCGCGCACGCCATGGGCCGCAAGTTCGTCCGCGTCGCCCTCGGCGGCGTCCGCGACGAGGCCGAGATCCGTGGCCACCGGCGTACGTACGTCGGCGCGCTGCCCGGCCGGATCGTGCGGGCGATCAAGGAGGCCGGGTCGATGAACCCGGTGGTGCTCCTCGACGAGATCGACAAGGTGGGCTCCGATTTCCGGGGCGACCCGGCGGCGGCCCTCCTCGAAGTGCTCGACCCGGCGCAGAACCACACGTTCCGCGACCACTACCTGGAGGTCGAGCTCGACCTGTCGGACGTGGTGTTCCTGGCCACCGCCAACGTGCTCGAAGCCATCCCGGAGGCCCTGCTCGACCGCATGGAGCTGGTCCGCCTCGACGGCTACACCGAGGACGAGAAGATCGTCATCGCCCGCGACCACCTGCTCCCGCGCCAGCTGGAGCGCGCGGGCCTCGCGGCGGACGAGGTCACCCTCGAGGAGAGCGCGCTGCGCAGGCTCACCGGCGAGTACACCCGCGAGGCGGGCGTGCGCACCCTGGAGCGGACCGTCGCGCGGCTGCTGCGCAAGGTCGCGGCCCAGCACGAACTGGGCGAACGGAAGCTGCCGTTCACCATCGGAAGCGAGGACCTGCGCGCTCTGATCGGCCGGCCGCACCACGTGCCCGAGTCCGCCCAGGACCCGGCCGAGCGCCGGACCGCCGTGCCCGGTGTCGCGACAGGTCTCGCGGTCACCGGCGCGGGCGGCGACGTCCTGTACGTCGAGGCCTCGCTGGCCGACCCGGAGACGGGCGCGGCGGGCCTGACCCTGACCGGTCAGCTCGGCGACGTGATGAAGGAGTCGGCGCAGATCGCGCTCAGCTTCCTGCGCAGCCACGGGGCCGAACTGGAGCTGCCGGTGGGCGATCTGAAGGACCGGGGCGTGCACATCCACTTCCCGGCGGGCGCGGTCCCCAAGGACGGCCCGAGCGCCGGCGTCACCATGACGACCGCCCTCGCGTCCCTGCTGTCCGGCCGGCTCGTGCGCACGGACGTGGCGATGACCGGCGAGGTGTCCCTCACCGGCCGGGTCCTGCCGATCGGCGGCGTGAAGCAGAAGCTGCTGGCCGCGCACCGGGCGGGCGTCACCACCGTGATCATCCCCAAGCGCAACGAGCCCGACCTGGACGACGTCCCCGCGGAGGTGCTGGACACGCTCGACGTCCACGCCGTCACGGACGTCCGCCAGGTGCTGGAGCTGGCGCTCGCGCCCGCCGCGAACGGCGCGACGCCGGAGGTTCCCGTGGCGGCGTGA